One genomic region from Myxocyprinus asiaticus isolate MX2 ecotype Aquarium Trade chromosome 27, UBuf_Myxa_2, whole genome shotgun sequence encodes:
- the LOC127418276 gene encoding motile sperm domain-containing protein 1-like has translation MQQQSRQPDQVEGSLPVFVFPTELVFYADEQASHKQVLTLYNPYEFALKFKVLCTAPNKYAVVDATGAVKPQCCVDIVIRHRDVRACHYGVIDKFRLQVSEQSQRKALGRKEVMATLLPSSAQEQPQVRPLEEERRMKEQLADRVFFEQTAFQTESRTASGGPSLLTVLLGLVCMAALMLPTLGEQESTVPVYLHLSVNKKLVAAYVLGLLTMVILRT, from the exons ATGCAGCAGCAGAGTCGGCAGCCTGACCAAGTGGAGGGAAGCCTTCCAGTGTTTGTGTTCCCCACTGAGCTGGTGTTCTATGCAGATGAGCAGGCTTCACATAAGCAGGTGCTCACCCTCTACAACCCTTATGAGTTTGCTCTTAAATTCAAAG TTTTGTGCACAGCGCCAAACAAGTATGCAGTGGTGGATGCCACTGGTGCTGTTAAACCACAATGTTGTGTGGATAT CGTGATCCGCCATAGGGATGTGCGGGCTTGCCATTATGGAGTGATTGATAAGTTCCGGCTGCAGGTGTCTGAGCAGAGTCAGAGGAAGGCACTGGGCAGGAAGGAAGTAATGGCCACTCTGCTGCCCTCCTCCGCTCAGGAGCAGCCCCAGGTCCGACCCCTGGAGGAGGAGCGCAGGATGAAAGAGCAACTTGCCGACAGAGTGTTCTTTGAGCAGACTGCATTCCAGACAG AGAGCCGCACAGCATCTGGGGGCCCCAGCCTCCTAACTGTCCTTTTAGGCCTGGTGTGTATGGCAGCCCTTATGCTCCCAACTTTGGGAGAGCAGGAATCCACAGTGCCTGTCTACCTCCACTTAAGTGTTAACAAGAAACTTGTAGCTGCTTATGTTTTAG GTCTTCTTACAATGGTTATTCTACGCACTTGA